The window GGCACATCGATCTGCAACACCATCTCGCGGCAGCCCCGGAGCGCTCGCAGGAGTCCGACGCGCCGCGGCCGGGCCCGCCCTGGCCTTGGATCCCGCGTCGTCGGCACACGGACGCCGAGCGGATGACAAGGGCGTGACGACAGGTCGCCCCGCCGAGGCCGCAGCGGTCAGTCCACGGGCCATGTGTGTGCGGGCGCGTTGAGATGCATGTAGTCCATGTACGCCGTGGTCATCTGCCGCAGCGCCTCGCTCCGGTCGGTGGAGGCGGCCTTCTGGAGGTGGTGGACCGTCTCCGCCTGCCACAGGGCGCCGTTACGGGCGGTGACGCAGCGCTGCTCGATGACGCCGAGCAGGGGCTCGCGCCACTCCGCGTCCATGCCGGCCAGCTCAAGGCCCCGGTGGGCCAGGGGCAGCAGACGCCGCAACACCAGTTCCGCGACCGGTACTTCGCCCGTACCGGGCCAGTACAGACGGGCGTCGATGCCGTCGCGGGCCGCGCTGTGCAGGTTCTCCTCGGCGACCGTGAAGGACATCCGCGTCCAGACCGGACGGTCCTCGTCGACCAGGGCGCGGGTCAGGCCGTAGTAGAAGGCGCCGTTGGCGATGATGTCGGCGACGGTGGGTCCTGCGGGCAGGACACGGTTCTCGATGCGCAGGTGCGGGCCGCTGTCGGTGACGGCGTAGATCGGCCGGTTCCATCGGTAGATCGTGCCGTTGTGCAGCGTCAGTTCGCCCAGCTGGGGTGCCCCGCCGAGGTCGAGCGCCTGCTGCGGGTCCTCCTCGTCGCACAGCGGCAGCAGGGCCGGGTAGTAGCGCACGTTCTCCTCGAACAGGTCGAAGACGCTGGTGATCCAGCGCTCCCCGAACCACACCCGGGGCCGTACTCCCTGCGCCTTGATCTCCTGGGGGCGGGTGTCGGTGGCCTGCTCGAACAGGGGGATACGGGTTTCGCGCCACAGCTCCCGCCCGAAGAGGAAGGGCGAGTTGGCGGCCAGGGCGATCTGTACGCCCGCGACGGCCTGGGCCGCGTTCCAGTAGTCGGCGAAATCCTTCGGTGAGACCTGCAGATGGAACTGGGTGCTGGTGCAGGCGGCCTCGGGGGTGATGGTGTCGGCGTACGTCGACAGCTGCTCCACGCCGTCCACCCTGATCCGCAGGTCCTCGCCCCGTGCCGCGAAGATCTGCTCGTTGAGCAGCCGGTAGCGCGGATCGCCGGACAGGGCGGACTCACCCACGTCCGACTCCCCCAGGGTCGGCAGAATGCCGATCATGATCAGGTGCGCGCCCACGGCCGAGGCGCGTTCCTCGGCGTGGTTGAGTGCTGCGCGGATCGCCTGCTCCCAGTCGCCGGGGCCGCCGGCCGTCAGCCGCCGGGGCGGGATGTTGATCTCCAGGTTGAAGCGGCCCAGCTCGCTCGACCAGGCGGGGTCGGCGATGGCCTGGAGCACCTCGGTGTTCCGCATCGCGGGCAGTCCGTCCTCGTCCACGAGATTGAGTTCGATCTCAAGACCGACCTGGGGGCGCTCACTCTCGAAGCTCGACTCGCGCAGCATCTGCGCCAGCACATCGAGGCAGGAGTGCATCTTCTCCCGGTACCGACGGCGGTCCTCGCGCGTGAACACCAGGGCCGGCACGTCACGTCCCATCGCGACCTCCCGAGTCCCCTCGGCGGATACCTGCCCCTCAAGCGTCGCACCAAGGGCGTGGGCCGCACAGTCGGCCGGCGGACGCGGTGCCCCGAGGACGGCGCTCGTGCGTCAGAACCCCTCACTCAACGTAATGATGATCTACGGGAGCCCCGTCTCCTCGGTGTCCCGACGGCGCCGGACGCCGCGGCCTTGAGGAGGCGGCGGAAGGTGGGGCATTCGAGGTGGCTCGGTGCGGGGCAGGCGGCGGCGTGCCGGAGGGAGTCGCGCAGGACACTCAGTTCGCGGATCCGTCTCTCCAACTCCTCCGCCTTGGAGGCGAGCATTTGGCGGTCGATGCGTGGCTGTCCGTCCGGCGCGAACATGCTCGCGATCTCGTCGAGGGAGAACCCGGCGGTGCGGCCCATCGCGATCAGCCCGAGGCGCTCCAGTACGGCGGGATCGTACTGGCGGCGCAGGCCCCGCCTGCCGGTCGAGGCGATCAGTCCCTTCTCCTCGTAGAACCGCAGGGTCGAGGCGGGAACGCCCGCGCGTCGCGCCACCTCACCGATGTCCAGGTCTGTCATCTTCTTGACCTCAAGTCGACTTGAAGTAGCAAGCTGTCATCCCCAGCCGCGGATAGCAAGCACGGGAGGCGATCATGGATGTGAAACACCTGGCCGACGACGATCAGGCGGCCCGCTGGAAGCGCGCCGGCCACGCCTGGGTCGAGACACAGGAGTTGCTGGACGCGATGCTCAGGCCGCTGGAGGAGCTGCTCCTCGAGAGCGTGTCCGCCGGGCACGGAGACCAGGTGCTCGACGTCGGCTGCGGCACCGGCAGCACCACGCTGGCCGTCGCACGGCGGCTCGGTCCCACCGGTCGTGCCGTGGGCATCGACATCTCCGAGACGATGATCGCCGCTGCC of the Streptomyces sp. NBC_00287 genome contains:
- a CDS encoding glutamate--cysteine ligase, translated to MGRDVPALVFTREDRRRYREKMHSCLDVLAQMLRESSFESERPQVGLEIELNLVDEDGLPAMRNTEVLQAIADPAWSSELGRFNLEINIPPRRLTAGGPGDWEQAIRAALNHAEERASAVGAHLIMIGILPTLGESDVGESALSGDPRYRLLNEQIFAARGEDLRIRVDGVEQLSTYADTITPEAACTSTQFHLQVSPKDFADYWNAAQAVAGVQIALAANSPFLFGRELWRETRIPLFEQATDTRPQEIKAQGVRPRVWFGERWITSVFDLFEENVRYYPALLPLCDEEDPQQALDLGGAPQLGELTLHNGTIYRWNRPIYAVTDSGPHLRIENRVLPAGPTVADIIANGAFYYGLTRALVDEDRPVWTRMSFTVAEENLHSAARDGIDARLYWPGTGEVPVAELVLRRLLPLAHRGLELAGMDAEWREPLLGVIEQRCVTARNGALWQAETVHHLQKAASTDRSEALRQMTTAYMDYMHLNAPAHTWPVD
- a CDS encoding helix-turn-helix domain-containing protein; the encoded protein is MTDLDIGEVARRAGVPASTLRFYEEKGLIASTGRRGLRRQYDPAVLERLGLIAMGRTAGFSLDEIASMFAPDGQPRIDRQMLASKAEELERRIRELSVLRDSLRHAAACPAPSHLECPTFRRLLKAAASGAVGTPRRRGSRRSSLR